One Dermacentor andersoni chromosome 6, qqDerAnde1_hic_scaffold, whole genome shotgun sequence genomic window carries:
- the LOC129382575 gene encoding piggyBac transposable element-derived protein 3-like → MFAALKDGDMSEVEDAEDDVDDMVEALEDVCDNECDALEELSAASSDEEVDKETPEDRSWSRRAFNKLAATYQPQSSGDENENNLDGLPTPYEYFSRYVPKSVFVDLAEKTNMYSVSQEGKSVETNEEEVRKLVSLHLAMGVFRYPRLRMYWKPSLKTELFSTANMSRNRFEKLRNCLHIVDVNGDHNSNDRLWKVRTLLDAFRERCLNLTLEEHLCIDEQIIPFKGQLDIKQYIKGKPNPWGVKVFMLCGASGIIYDFLVYQGSTTELVPADKKDFGVTGAFVLHLARQIPDGTGHKLFFDNYFTSLPVLRVLRDKTIYAAGTIRSNRTEKCPLKPEGQMKEGRGSSDCLVSSDEKIIITRWLDNRAVTLASNFLGIDDEDEVSRWSKADGKYVNVKRPAVVREYNRSMGGVDKTDFLISLYRTFIRSRKWTLRVITHFMNLSVTNSWLEYRRDAEVQGLREKMDLLEFTLSVVESLAKAGSPDLPRKRGRPSSSPLQPLKRQNCTSQRPVYDVRYDQVGRWPLMAEDQQRCKLEGCKGKPKTKCEKCNVHLCISSTKNYFKTFHTH, encoded by the coding sequence ATGTTTGCTGCACTAAAGGATGGTGACATGTCCGAGGTCGAAGACGCAGAGGATGACGTGGATGACATGGTTGAGGCTCTGGAAGACGTTTGTGACAATGAGTGTGATGCACTAGAGGAGCTCTCGGCTGCCTCCAGCGATGAAGAAGTTGACAAAGAAACACCGGAGGACAGGTCGTGGTCCAGGAGAGCTTTCAATAAGCTAGCAGCCACGTATCAACCTCAATCATCTGGTGACGAGAATGAGAATAATCTTGATGGTCTACCGACCCCATATGAGTATTTTTCTCGGTACGTGCCGAAGAGTGTGTTTGTTGATCTTGCCGAGAAAACAAACATGTATTCTGTTTCTCAAGAGGGAAAATCTGTTGAAACAAATGAAGAAGAAGTCAGAAAGCTGGTTTCACTGCATCTAGCGATGGGTGTCTTTCGTTACCCACGGCTGCGCATGTACTGGAAGCCGTCACTCAAAACTGAGCTTTTCTCAACTGCGAACATGTCACGAAACCGGTTCGAGAAGCTCAGAAACTGCTTACACATTGTTGATGTGAACGGAGACCACAACAGCAATGATCGTCTCTGGAAGGTCAGGACACTTTTGGACGCATTTCGTGAAAGATGTCTAAACCTGACTTTAGAGGAGCATCTTTGCATCGACGAGCAAATTATCCCGTTCAAAGGACAGCTAGACATAAAACAGTACATCAAAGGGAAACCAAATCCGTGGGGAGTGAAAGTTTTCATGTTGTGCGGTGCCTCGGGAATTATCTACGACTTCCTCGTTTATCAAGGCTCAACCACTGAACTTGTTCCAGCAGACAAAAAGGACTTCGGAGTGACCGGAGCGTTCGTCCTCCATCTTGCGAGGCAAATACCGGATGGTACTGGCCACAAGCTTTTTTTTGACAATTATTTTACGTCCTTGCCAGTTTTGCGGGTGCTTCGTGACAAAACTATATATGCTGCTGGAACAATCCGATCAAACCGGACCGAGAAATGTCCATTGAAGCCAGAAGGCCAAATGAAGGAGGGAAGGGGGTCCTCTGACTGCCTGGTAAGCAGCGATGAGAAAATCATCATCACGAGATGGCTGGACAACAGAGCGGTGACCCTAGCCTCAAATTTCCTCGGCATTGATGACGAGGATGAGGTGTCACGATGGAGCAAAGCAGACGGGAAATATGTAAATGTGAAACGTCCCGCCGTTGTCCGCGAGTACAACCGAAGTATGGGAGGCGTAGACAAGACAGACTTTCTGATAAGCCTCTACCGAACATTCATTCGCAGCCGAAAATGGACACTGCGTGTTATCACGCATTTTATGAACCTGTCCGTGACTAACTCCTGGCTCGAGTACAGGCGTGACGCTGAAGTTCAAGGGCTAAGGGAGAAGATGGATTTGCTCGAATTTACTCTAAGTGTCGTGGAAAGTCTAGCAAAAGCTGGTTCTCCTGATCTGCCACGCAAACGTGGAAGGCCATCCTCCTCTCCCCTGCAGCCACTCAAAAGGCAAAATTGCACATCCCAGCGACCAGTGTACGACGTGAGATATGATCAAGTCGGGCGCTGGCCGCTCATGGCCGAAGACCAACAGCGATGCAAATTGGAAGGATGCAAAGGAAAGCCAAAAACCAAGTGTGAAAAGTGCAACGTCCACTTGTGCATATCAAGCACAAAGAACTATTTCAAAACGTTTCACACGCACTAA